Proteins co-encoded in one uncultured Draconibacterium sp. genomic window:
- a CDS encoding GH92 family glycosyl hydrolase: MKKITLLVSIITLTASFVFGQELTKYVDPNIGTAHSRWFFYTPAAVPFGMAKLAPSTNAHYGNEQGWEAVGYDDRDSSIEGFANLHEFQVGGIVFAPTVGELQTVPGDLDNPDGGYRSRFDRKNEYATAGYYSVWLDDYKVKAELTATKRVGFHRYTFPETESANILFDIGNQQGESGKVKDAEVHLTADGRVEGYVITEPEYVKKYQKGADVKMYFSAVLDKKPTAWGTFRGKETFENHKEVNGVGSGLYLTFNTRENEAVTIKVGLSYTSVENARLNLETEAKNLTFEKAKKASLKTWEDFLGRVTVEGNNETDKVKFYTGLFHALLGRGLASDVNGAYPKNNGEVGQIALDEKGNPIHNHYNTDAIWGAFWNLTQLWAIAYPEYYSDWIQSQLLVYKDAGWLGDGIACSKYVSGVGTNFTSLAIAAAYNCGIRDFDVELGYEAALKNEIEWKGRIEGAGKMDVRQFVERGYSPYDERYAWITVDEGSGFSASHTLEYSFSSFAVAQYAKHLGKTDDYKLLSRLSDGWKLLFDEETKLIRPRDLDGNFIQNFDPLAPWIGFQEGNAIQYTFYVPHQPEELVKKLGHETFNNRLDSIFIASQKNIFGGGKEVDAFAGLKALYNHGNQPNLHISWLFNFSGRPDLTQKWVRAICDEFYGTEGIHGYGYGQDEDQGQLGAWYVMAGIGLFDVKGLTAIDPEMQIGSPLFDKITIQLNPDYYKGKQFVIETENNSKDNVYVQKIELDGQVQDSPFVKFQDIVNGGKLKLNMSGTPKINQ; encoded by the coding sequence ATGAAGAAAATTACCCTTTTAGTTTCGATCATTACACTAACGGCAAGCTTTGTTTTCGGACAAGAGCTAACAAAATATGTCGATCCAAATATCGGAACCGCCCATTCGCGCTGGTTTTTTTACACGCCTGCTGCAGTACCGTTTGGAATGGCAAAATTGGCTCCGTCAACCAATGCGCATTATGGAAACGAACAGGGCTGGGAAGCTGTTGGCTACGATGACCGCGACAGTTCAATTGAAGGTTTTGCGAACTTACACGAGTTTCAGGTAGGAGGAATTGTTTTTGCTCCAACAGTGGGCGAACTCCAGACTGTTCCCGGCGATCTTGACAATCCTGACGGCGGATACCGCTCGCGTTTCGATCGCAAAAACGAATATGCAACAGCCGGTTATTATTCGGTTTGGCTCGACGATTATAAAGTTAAAGCCGAATTGACAGCCACGAAACGTGTTGGATTTCACCGTTATACTTTTCCTGAAACAGAGTCGGCAAATATTCTTTTTGATATCGGAAACCAGCAGGGTGAAAGTGGAAAAGTAAAAGATGCTGAAGTTCACTTAACGGCGGATGGCCGGGTGGAAGGTTATGTGATTACCGAACCTGAATATGTAAAGAAATATCAGAAGGGGGCTGACGTAAAAATGTATTTTTCGGCGGTGTTGGATAAAAAACCGACAGCGTGGGGAACTTTTCGCGGAAAAGAAACTTTTGAGAATCATAAGGAAGTTAATGGAGTCGGTTCAGGTTTATACCTCACTTTCAATACCAGGGAAAATGAAGCGGTTACCATTAAAGTTGGTTTGTCGTATACTTCTGTTGAAAATGCCAGACTTAACCTTGAAACGGAGGCAAAGAATCTGACTTTTGAAAAGGCAAAAAAAGCCAGCTTGAAAACCTGGGAAGACTTCTTGGGCCGTGTTACTGTTGAAGGAAATAATGAAACTGATAAAGTGAAATTTTACACCGGGCTTTTCCATGCACTTTTGGGGCGTGGTCTGGCCAGTGATGTGAATGGTGCTTATCCAAAAAATAATGGCGAAGTGGGACAAATTGCGTTGGACGAAAAGGGAAACCCAATTCATAACCACTATAACACCGATGCTATTTGGGGAGCTTTCTGGAACCTGACACAACTGTGGGCGATTGCTTATCCTGAATATTATTCAGATTGGATTCAGAGCCAGTTACTTGTGTACAAAGATGCCGGCTGGTTGGGCGACGGAATTGCATGTAGTAAATATGTTTCGGGTGTGGGAACCAACTTTACCAGCTTGGCAATTGCGGCGGCTTACAACTGCGGAATTCGCGATTTTGATGTGGAGCTGGGTTACGAAGCCGCGCTGAAAAATGAAATCGAGTGGAAAGGCCGTATTGAAGGTGCCGGGAAGATGGATGTCCGACAGTTTGTGGAGCGTGGCTATAGCCCTTACGACGAACGTTATGCTTGGATAACCGTTGATGAAGGATCGGGATTCTCAGCCTCGCACACACTGGAATATTCGTTCAGTAGTTTTGCCGTGGCTCAATATGCTAAACATCTGGGCAAAACCGACGATTATAAATTGTTATCCCGCCTGTCAGATGGATGGAAATTGTTATTCGATGAAGAAACAAAACTAATCAGGCCAAGAGATCTGGATGGTAATTTTATTCAGAACTTTGATCCGTTGGCACCGTGGATTGGTTTTCAGGAAGGGAACGCCATTCAGTACACTTTTTATGTGCCACACCAGCCCGAAGAGTTGGTGAAAAAGCTGGGACATGAAACTTTTAATAATCGCCTGGACAGCATTTTCATCGCATCGCAGAAAAACATTTTTGGCGGCGGAAAAGAGGTGGATGCATTTGCCGGTTTGAAAGCACTGTACAATCATGGAAATCAACCGAATTTGCATATCTCCTGGCTATTTAATTTTTCAGGAAGACCCGACCTGACTCAGAAATGGGTACGTGCAATTTGCGACGAATTTTACGGAACAGAAGGGATTCACGGCTATGGTTACGGGCAGGATGAAGATCAGGGTCAGCTTGGTGCCTGGTACGTAATGGCAGGAATTGGCTTGTTCGATGTGAAGGGACTTACGGCTATCGATCCTGAAATGCAGATTGGCAGCCCCTTGTTTGATAAAATAACGATTCAACTAAACCCTGATTATTACAAGGGAAAGCAGTTTGTTATTGAAACGGAAAATAATTCGAAAGACAATGTTTATGTACAGAAGATTGAGTTGGACGGACAAGTTCAGGATTCACCATTTGTAAAGTTTCAGGATATTGTAAATGGAGGCAAACTGAAACTGAATATGTCCGGAACGCCAAAAATCAATCAGTAA
- a CDS encoding GH92 family glycosyl hydrolase: MYKLLKCFLGILFFLNGNVSAEVVWEIGTNNNSAADLALGPSDYKNFLSKDFGYEDRYYLVGKSSPKTDFAYVLPGPDDTWGGTWGTAGWRTHEINILFGIKDLPAGEWKLVIDLIDSNPDKSLVKVTINDQSSKFLLKGKSNESINGDVEAGAENILEIPVDEGIIKNGGNCVTITILEGSWIVFDALKMEGPKGVVLYENKAGFVRNVEPTDYEIEKENTNFQPLLVDLEHFSGSPVLEVFLDDQAIYTTRLDTGRYQLEVPMPAVSKEKRSSYKILIDGEVVQSGEIMRAPQHLQTLADYVDTRIGTAHSRWMIAPGPWMPFSMVKISPDNQNSGWQAGYQPTFESIGCFSHIHEWTMAGLGMMPTNGTLQIQVGDQFQPDSGYRSRIDKSTEVSPLGYYKVVLSDTKIEAEVTATTRCSFQRYTFPKEQDGRVMIDLHIPAEYDYLLKEVEIKQVNTTRIEGRSHQISPRPTVWSNDADQEYTVNFVIEFDQPIKKIGGWKDDEIFDSKVISGNDLKDAGVYVEFDTKKSNVVQVRSGISLVSIENAAENLETEITKPFGWIYEAVVENQKNVWNDYLSRIQIETDNRLEKVRFYSNFYRSMCRNTWSDVNGEWIAPDETKQKFSNPNHLALGCDAFWNTFWNLNQFWNLVTPEWSSKWVNSQLALYEVNGWLAKGPAGMEYIPVMVAEHEIPQMVSAWQMGIRDFDSEKAFEAMKKMQTTPATQVAGGFAGNRDLVAYLKYKYVPSDLGRFSNTLEYSYDDWCLGQFAKALGKEKDYQVFSDRGSWWKNAFNTETGYAQMRDSTGDFEDPFDPFQTGRNHHYVEGNAWQLSYFVPQDVPELAKLIGADKFVERLNWGFKASELLRYNAPNDQYWDYPVVQGNQQSMHFAFLFNWVGKPWLTQHWSRSIIEKYYGTGTANAYLGDEDQGQMSAWLVMASIGLFQTDGGCRAEPVYEIASPLYEKIVIDLGERYGRGQTFQISAKNASRKNKYVQSARLNGKALNSFLFPASELLKGGQLELEMGDQPNKNWGVSENN; encoded by the coding sequence ATGTACAAATTACTTAAATGTTTTCTGGGGATTCTGTTTTTCTTGAATGGGAATGTTTCGGCTGAAGTTGTTTGGGAAATAGGGACAAACAACAATTCTGCAGCAGATCTTGCTCTCGGGCCATCGGATTACAAGAATTTTTTGAGTAAGGATTTCGGGTATGAAGACCGTTATTATTTAGTTGGTAAATCATCTCCCAAAACTGATTTCGCATATGTGTTGCCGGGACCGGATGATACTTGGGGCGGAACCTGGGGAACAGCAGGCTGGCGTACGCACGAAATAAATATTTTGTTTGGTATAAAAGACTTGCCTGCCGGAGAATGGAAATTGGTTATCGATTTGATTGATTCGAATCCGGATAAGTCGTTGGTGAAGGTTACAATAAACGATCAGTCGTCTAAATTTCTTCTAAAAGGAAAATCAAACGAATCGATCAATGGCGACGTTGAGGCAGGAGCAGAAAATATTCTGGAAATCCCGGTTGATGAAGGAATCATAAAAAATGGTGGAAACTGCGTAACGATAACCATATTAGAAGGTTCGTGGATTGTTTTTGATGCCTTAAAAATGGAAGGCCCGAAAGGAGTGGTGCTTTATGAAAATAAGGCAGGTTTTGTGAGGAATGTGGAACCCACAGATTACGAAATAGAAAAAGAGAATACCAACTTTCAGCCGTTGCTGGTTGATTTGGAGCATTTTTCCGGATCTCCTGTTTTAGAAGTGTTTTTGGATGATCAGGCGATTTACACAACCCGGCTGGATACCGGGCGATACCAATTAGAAGTTCCCATGCCGGCGGTTTCTAAAGAAAAGCGAAGTAGTTATAAAATATTAATTGATGGTGAAGTGGTTCAGTCGGGCGAGATAATGCGGGCACCGCAGCATTTACAAACATTGGCAGATTATGTTGATACAAGAATCGGCACGGCGCATTCGCGTTGGATGATTGCTCCTGGTCCGTGGATGCCATTTAGTATGGTAAAAATCAGCCCCGATAATCAGAATTCGGGGTGGCAGGCCGGTTACCAGCCTACTTTCGAATCCATCGGTTGTTTTAGTCATATTCACGAATGGACAATGGCCGGATTGGGAATGATGCCTACCAATGGCACGCTTCAAATTCAGGTGGGCGACCAGTTTCAGCCGGATTCAGGCTATCGTTCGCGCATTGATAAGTCCACTGAAGTATCGCCACTTGGCTATTACAAGGTAGTTCTTTCGGACACAAAAATAGAAGCAGAAGTTACGGCCACCACACGCTGTAGTTTTCAGCGCTACACTTTCCCAAAGGAACAGGACGGACGAGTGATGATCGATCTGCACATTCCGGCAGAATATGACTATTTGCTGAAAGAGGTGGAAATTAAGCAGGTGAATACAACCCGTATTGAGGGGAGAAGTCACCAGATATCGCCGAGGCCAACTGTTTGGAGTAACGACGCTGATCAGGAATACACAGTCAATTTTGTAATTGAGTTCGATCAGCCGATTAAGAAAATTGGTGGTTGGAAGGACGACGAAATTTTCGACTCGAAAGTTATTTCCGGGAATGATTTGAAAGATGCCGGTGTATATGTGGAGTTCGATACAAAAAAATCGAATGTTGTTCAGGTGCGGTCCGGCATTTCGCTGGTAAGTATTGAAAATGCTGCAGAAAATCTTGAAACAGAAATTACCAAACCGTTTGGTTGGATTTACGAGGCGGTTGTGGAAAATCAAAAAAATGTTTGGAACGATTATTTGTCGCGCATTCAAATAGAAACTGATAATCGTTTGGAAAAAGTTCGTTTTTACAGCAACTTTTATCGCTCAATGTGCCGAAATACCTGGAGCGATGTAAACGGCGAATGGATTGCACCGGACGAGACAAAACAAAAATTCTCGAATCCAAATCACCTGGCATTGGGCTGCGATGCCTTTTGGAATACCTTCTGGAATTTAAATCAATTCTGGAACCTGGTAACGCCCGAGTGGTCGTCAAAATGGGTAAACTCGCAATTGGCTTTATATGAAGTGAATGGCTGGCTGGCAAAAGGACCCGCAGGAATGGAATACATCCCGGTTATGGTTGCTGAGCACGAAATTCCGCAAATGGTATCGGCATGGCAAATGGGGATTCGCGATTTCGATTCAGAAAAAGCTTTTGAAGCGATGAAAAAAATGCAAACCACACCTGCAACACAGGTAGCCGGTGGCTTTGCCGGAAACCGCGATCTTGTGGCATATCTGAAATATAAATATGTGCCTTCCGACTTAGGGCGATTCTCCAATACTTTGGAATATTCGTATGACGATTGGTGCCTGGGGCAGTTTGCAAAAGCTTTAGGGAAAGAAAAGGATTATCAGGTTTTTAGCGACCGTGGGAGCTGGTGGAAAAACGCTTTCAATACAGAAACCGGTTATGCGCAAATGCGGGATAGCACGGGCGATTTTGAAGACCCGTTTGATCCGTTTCAAACCGGCCGCAATCATCATTATGTAGAAGGAAATGCCTGGCAACTGAGTTACTTTGTGCCACAAGATGTGCCTGAACTGGCAAAACTTATTGGTGCCGATAAATTTGTTGAACGCCTGAATTGGGGCTTCAAAGCCAGCGAACTTTTGCGATACAATGCGCCAAACGATCAGTATTGGGATTATCCGGTTGTTCAGGGAAATCAGCAGTCGATGCACTTTGCATTTCTTTTTAACTGGGTTGGAAAACCTTGGTTAACTCAGCATTGGAGCCGTTCGATTATCGAAAAATATTACGGAACGGGTACCGCAAATGCCTATCTCGGCGATGAGGATCAGGGGCAAATGAGTGCCTGGTTGGTAATGGCTTCCATTGGCTTGTTTCAGACTGATGGCGGTTGCAGAGCAGAGCCTGTTTATGAAATTGCCAGTCCTTTGTACGAAAAGATCGTTATTGATCTGGGCGAACGTTACGGCCGGGGACAGACGTTCCAAATTAGTGCAAAAAATGCATCCCGAAAAAATAAGTATGTACAAAGTGCCCGACTGAACGGAAAAGCGTTAAACAGCTTTTTATTTCCGGCTTCCGAATTATTAAAAGGTGGTCAACTGGAACTGGAAATGGGAGACCAACCGAACAAAAACTGGGGAGTATCAGAAAACAACTAA
- a CDS encoding GntR family transcriptional regulator — translation MKLNIDHKSQTPLHSQVEMLLREMIQQEEYQKGKLLPNEVDLSKQLNISRNTLRQAINKLVFEGLLVRKKGYGTKVAAKGISGRAKNWYSFSQEMQAMGIQVQNFELHISWQTASKEVSSFFNLEPDQQVLTLERLRGKKDFPFVYFISYFNPELGISSDENFTNPLYEILEKKYNVKASLSYEEISAIKATPFLCKKLNIPNEDPVLFRRRLVYDENKRPIEFNLGYYRGDSFVFSVESERK, via the coding sequence ATGAAGTTGAACATAGATCACAAAAGTCAAACGCCATTACATAGTCAGGTTGAAATGCTTCTTCGCGAAATGATTCAACAGGAGGAATATCAAAAGGGGAAATTGCTTCCGAACGAAGTCGACCTGTCGAAACAACTTAATATTTCGAGAAATACTTTACGCCAGGCAATTAACAAATTGGTTTTCGAAGGATTACTGGTTCGAAAAAAAGGATATGGCACAAAGGTGGCTGCGAAAGGAATATCGGGGCGGGCAAAAAACTGGTATAGTTTTTCACAGGAAATGCAGGCAATGGGAATTCAAGTTCAGAATTTTGAACTTCATATAAGTTGGCAAACGGCCAGTAAAGAAGTGAGTTCCTTTTTCAATTTGGAGCCCGACCAACAAGTGCTGACTTTAGAACGGTTGCGCGGAAAAAAAGACTTTCCATTTGTTTACTTCATATCCTATTTTAATCCGGAATTAGGTATCAGCAGTGATGAGAATTTTACGAATCCGCTGTATGAGATTTTGGAAAAAAAATACAACGTTAAAGCATCACTCTCGTACGAAGAAATAAGCGCCATAAAAGCAACACCTTTTTTGTGCAAAAAGCTAAATATTCCGAACGAGGATCCGGTTCTGTTTCGACGCCGTTTGGTGTACGACGAGAATAAACGCCCAATCGAGTTCAACCTGGGATATTACCGGGGCGATAGTTTTGTATTTTCGGTGGAGAGTGAGCGCAAGTAA